Within Lolium rigidum isolate FL_2022 chromosome 5, APGP_CSIRO_Lrig_0.1, whole genome shotgun sequence, the genomic segment ACCGGGCGTCGTCGCACGgcaaccatttgccgtgcatgagcctccccaccgtgacggggagcggcaccttcttgctgccgctgccggaggcctcgaagtcgttcttcttccccatggtgctgcggcggtggtggtgcgagtggaggtgtgggcgaaggagcgaTGCGGCctgtggacttttaagggcggccacgCGCGGGATACAATGCATTGAAGGCAACGTAGAagtccagccgccgcccgccagtgcgcgcgcaggcAGCCGCgctattgatggcgaaggctgcggcgcagacgcggaagcgttgACCGCCGAAGCGGTGCCCTCGATGCAGCCTCGCTGCcaagcgggcccggtggagacgcgagcggacactttgcgcgtccgccgtagagacgcaaacctgacgcatatttgggccaagtTTGCGTATtcacggacggcccggtcactttgtgtcACGCCGCTGGAGAGAATGGCATACGAATTTTCGGTCAAACGGTTACTCAGCGTCAGTTTGGGTCGCGTATATCAGCGTGACTGTGACGGGGTCCCATTTCCTCCCGAGCGACGCGCCGGGTAACCACCGCTGGCTCGCTCGCCTATATATCCCTCCTCCGCCGCATCACCATTCTtccaagggatttctattttcgtgccctcggttccttagttgtactcagttttccccagctccttagtttttcctcagttttacccaaacttttgtctgaaaccatcacacgtgatgtaacggccgcctGCCCGACGGCTGACCATTATCTACTGACTAGTGGggacacgtagagcccgcaaagacacgtcagaccatccatctttgtttgaccgtaagcatcgccgtatccctaaccaaaacgcgaacgagtggtgcttcggtatatcgattgacaagtggggccatgatgctgacacaaggggcaatacacgggtaggattagatttttaaacggagctctacagcgatggcacggaggaggtggcttgcggggtgccgagatgagatcgacgtccacaaagaaccgcatgaggcgagaccagacgcattagatagatatgaactagacgcgtttaaccatgcaaagaagagaagaaatggtcgacgacatcgaagactacgtcaaaactttgaccgaccgtgatcggacacgaacacgagcaatgtagagaaaactagtgtctctcctttccggcgtgtataggtgggtgctaggagagtgtggtggcgaagggaaagacctcgcggcggtccgtggcgtccaaagcatagcgggtcggcgtggccgtgcccacagccggcgtgcatgcatgtctcggcattggcatcaagcatgtacgttcggcattggcctcggcggtatctccggtgtgtcgttgatcgaatgaggggacgggattgagggtgcatcccgacgttgacctagcaaagggcggcgagcatagccgtttcgaccatgccgatatcggcatcggcatcgtttggaggccgtggtgctcgaatcaagttgggatttgtttctcgtaggccaaaatgaatttgaaacaagtttcatgttgaaggttaggtaacgaaagtttgtaactatcccaaaattatactagcgccatggtgaggttctttttgatagagctatacggttgggcaaacttttttgacactttttagatagggttccttgttgttacacgtatggcatcatgtatggaaaatttgtggtcatttggagatgttcgaaaaaatcactttgcttaagcgcatgccgtttcgtctcgcggaaaccagcttttctaacaaggtgattttttctaccttctctaaataacctcaaatttcatacagctgatcttctatacatagatagatagattgtttcgtttttacattttttgaactttttatttccctttataatacccaattgattttcagtgtcaaaacctcgaaaaacaagcatcatgtatggcatcatttcaccctaaatttcaaattttctcgaaactttcccttttagatattccttgttgttataggtatgccatcatgtatgccaaacttggttaggtctcaccgaaaccagcttttgtaacaaattaggtgatggtttatcattttttttgcgtgaaaagtaatggctacaacaaattgttgatggtttatcatttttttgcgtgaaaagtaatggcaacaacaaatcggtgatggtttatcattttttttgcgtgaaaagtaatggctacaacaaattgttgatggtttatcatttttttgcgtgaaaagtaatagcaacaacaaatcggtgatggtttatcatttttttgcgtgaaaagtaatggctacaacaaattgttgatggtttatcatttttttgcgtgaaaagtaatggcaacaacaaatcggtgatggtttatcattttttttgcgtgaaaagtaatggctacaacaaattgttgatggtttatcatttttttgcgtgaaaagtaatggcaacaacaaatcggtgatggtttatcatttttttgcgtgaaaagtaatggctacaacaaattgttgatggtttatcatttttttgcgtgaaaagtaacgcctaaaatagtttataatttttagcgcgtgaaaaataatacgtaaaaccgcccttcaagcatacttagagggtggaagctaattaaccgccaacgtagagagagagaggggttatcccgcccgttccctatatcatacgatcaacggtcggcgggcacgatccgcgtgacatgggctagaccaatcagggcgatgatgcacgtctgcgagaatttgtgaagagagagggcaaactcgagtactatcaagaaaccaagggcacccgagtagtaaacagtactaagggattcaaatttgagatttgaaaaatggaaaatgtgtgttttgtacaatgaaacccatcttggcctacctcaaactatttgcaataccaatatacatcaagctgtgagaattgtggcctcatttagacaaagtatgatttgggggaagccgttttgggaagggcttgttgtggaaaaccatgcaccttcatagctactaggtgatttgagaagtggcaatttgtggtaaaacttgatttatctatgatttatctatgatttgagaagtggcaatttgtggtaaagactccatgagtaagtgccactctttttaggatttttttgcacattaaatgactcatttaactagttaatcccatttgttgactctctcgttgaccagccacttgagggtaaaactgagtatattgcactagccagcattagcactcgaggggaaaattgagcacacaaaaaatgctagtataagactcgagggtatacccgagtatatctaaatttccagtggttagactcgaggacacgtgcaattgttgacgcgtagacgcgggtcgcggtggagaagtcgagacgtgcaatcgtggacgcgtgtcgcgttgcgtaagtccaagacgtgcgtacgtgcaccggtgcacgcgtaggacgcgggtcgcattaaccacccctcgcctttatagacgcctcctcgcactctctcttcactctcactcgctcacgcatcgccaactctctcacgtcccatcatcttctccaaagcaaaaaaccctctccctctccctcttcctcttcctccgccgtagagatggacaaggagaatgccaatcccatcgtcgaggtgggctcaaagcgcgacgcctccatcttcggcgccgtcccctcaCGGACGACgatgcctccgccgccgccgccgccgccggtgcatcggacgccgccgccgccggtggcgccgggatcccggcgggatgggtcgacccctacgaccccgtgccgtacgtcccgcccccgaacccctacgacacctccccggaggacccatggaacgaggtaactacggtttgcttccttttttgttccccattcctttttgaaccctatttttgctggtgtagatggatccgtagatggatgagtattgggctaatatttgcgccgattttattccattttgttttgatcacttcttgatttcgtttaagatttggggttcggtctgttcggttaatttatgcaagtaatattggatctcaatcagctaatttatgcaagtaatcatgagatctcaatcagttattttatgcactaatcaaaagatatcaaccgtttaattttgcaaataatctcgaatgtgttcaagtttagatctagttcagcatctagaatctgtttctttgcctatgatgaatggttgggcacaaatttttacaggagggttcagcgaaccattgccgtgtacaaatccgttgtgcatgagctttagttcgctaacaccttccccgtagatatataatcatgtccactctaaccgaggccgactctgctttttcttaactttgttatcatgtacgttagtcatcgttgcaactcattcactagtttctcgtttgatatggatcgatgTCCGGCagccgacgtcggcagcgacgaagaggaggaggacgtcaagactcgccgagatcCCGCGGAGGCCGCAGGGTCGGCCGcagcatctcctacttcgccaaggaggtgtacagtgccccttcgcaccaggagactcggcgccacggacttcaaccgcctcgtcacgcatgccgagaacatcagcaacaccttccccaacgtcggcacgacggtgaacgtccactccttccgcgccaagcacgtggcgctcggcatgcacctccgcagccttgcagccgggtggagatctccgccggccgcatgcctccgctcaagcccaaggctcccaaggggagcaagagcaacaagtggaggcagagccggatggggtaggcggagtccccggACGTAGTGCCGCCGTCGctcgcctcctagtttgttgttgggatccctttgttgttagctagggatcccttgttgttatgttagtatgatggtgccgtgaagaacctcgttactatgttggctcgccgtgtatgcagcctattatctatccatattatctagggattatctatccctagtctactatattttgttggccgtacttagttttcttgatttactatgaccgtgaatttatcgtacattatcccggagatttgcttctagatttaactacatacatatggaccgtagggagtactagatttgctgccatattgggcaaacaacgagggccaaaaggcacaaataattgaagaaagtcgaaatgcaagcttctctagattttatactaatttggtgaaaaggacagagagaaagagggaaaaaggtgcacttaataatgccaattttgggccgagagagacgaacccagctcctcgctcacgtgcaaccaaacgctctcgtcccgtcccacgcggtccctttctaccagccccacgcgacgcgggcccacacgacgcggccccacacgacgcggccccacacgtgacggaacggtcaactaaacgggaatcctcgccGTCCGAGTTGCTTCTCGCGGGTTTCGGACAAACGCTTGGGGGTAAAACCGAGGAAAACCAAGCGAGGtgcgaaaactgagtacaactaaggaactgagggcacgaaaatagaaatcccttcttcCAAACCAAGCTCCACTGCCCCTCAGCACACAGCTACCCAGCCCAACACAGAGCAACCATCTCCAGTACACAGGCTCTCGAACCGAGATGGACGCCGCCTCCGCGTCCACGTCCGGCCAGGACCAGCAGCAATCGCGCCACAGGACGGTGGAGTCCTGCTTCGgtgctccccccacttgaaacttCTTAAGGGTATTTTGATCTAAGGTACTTATTTAGTACGGTAGAATCCGGTCAAACCTTAACTGTTTTCTTAATCTGCTGCTAGATATATCGTTCTTGCGGCCGGCCGCACGCACGTGTACATGTTGCCGGCCGAGCAGCTCCGGTACGTGTATCTAGACTTTATGACATCAACCAAGCTGGCCGCCGGGCGTGCTGATCAGTTCATGGCGTCGGCTGTGCTCTCTCCGCCGATGGCCACATGCACGCGTACGTGGACATCACGTCGCCGGCCGACCTGCTCGCCGTAGGCACTCGTACACATGAATTTCAGAGCCGTGGCTGACAAGGACGGCATACGGATAAAATAGTACAAGCGCCCGTATATTTATGAATTTGGGCAATACGGATTTTAGTGCTTAACACAAAATTAACACTACgcaaaaaaacacaaaattaaCTAATGACAATCATATCCTTTATTATGAAGGGGTATAGAGTAATCTCGACCCTTGATGTGTTTAGGGGGGAGCACTGAAGCAGAAGCGAGGACGGTGACCTCGGAGCCGCCGAAGCGCCCCGCGGGGCGGACCAAGTTCCGCGAGACGCGCCACCCGGTGTACCGCGGcgtgcgccgccgcggccgcgtcgGGCAGTGGGTGTGCGAGATGCGCGTGCAGGGCGCCCGGGGCTCCAGGctctggctcggcaccttcgcCACCGCCGAGATGGCGGCGCGCGCGCACGACGCCGCCGCGCTCGCGCTCTCGGGCCCCGACGCCTGCCTCAACTTCGCAGACTCCGCCTGGCGGATGCTGCCGGTCCTCGCCGCCGGCTCCTTCGGCTTCGGCAGCGCGCGGGAGATCAAAGCCGCCgtcgcgctcgccgtcgtcgcgtTCACGGTGCGGGCTGCCCCGGTCGCGTCCGCAGCCGTCCTGGCTGCAGCCGAGAAGGTCGTCCTCGGCTCGccgacgccggccgccgccctgtTCTACATGTCGTCCGGCGACCTGCTGGAGCTCGACGACGAGCAGTGGTTCGGGGGCATGGTCGCGGGCCCGTACTACGAGAGCCTCGCGCAGGGCATGCTCGTGGAGCCGCCGGACGCCGGAGCGTGGCGTGAGGACGGCGGGGTTGTGGAGACGCCGCTGTGGAGCTAGTTGCTCGAGTAATCCAGGACTGTAAAAATATTAAGGAAGTAGTACTACTACCTGCATATTCTCTGTTTTCTCTTCTTTCCAAATACAGGAAGAAACAGAGTATGTGTTCTTCGATCATTGTCAAGATCCGGTTTCTATATTTGAGGAAGGGCCAATTGCTACTTCAGTTATTATCTATCCTGCACTCCATGAACCCAAACAAGATATTCTTAAGGCACGAAAGGGATAAAGacgtcactgttgaatggcacctTGTGCATTCCAAGTGGCTTTGACGCTTTGCATTTTTCTTTTGCTATGTCTTAGTCACAATTTTTTATGTCCCAGTTATACCTAAAAAGAGTGCAAGTCGTTTTCAGTTGCTCCTTTCTGCCAATAGTGTAACTGCATTTCTCTTTAAACTATGGTTGCACTTTTTCAGACGACAAGACTTAAGAAAATCATAGTCAAATATTCAAAAGTGTCTACCACTTACAAATATAGCAAACATTAAACAATGGGAAACGCTCTGATTCCCCCGGACGATCCACGCGATCGCATCCTCCTGCTTCCTAGGGTGACACGCGTCCCACGAGCCCCACACACGAGATGAAGGAAtcgcatcctcatccttatctgtTCCTCCCTGCTCTCTCTCTTCTGTCTCCCGTCCCTCTCACCGCGCCATGGCCATGGCCTTTTCCCCAAATCCTCGGTACTGCCGCGCACCAACAAAATTCGCCGGATACCCGCTCCGCCGCGGCGTTCGCCTGATCTACTCGCCTGCGTCTCTCCGCCGAGTCCCTACAACACTAGGGCCGGCCTTTCCATCTCCGCCACCAGTGCTCCATGCCTGGCCTCACCACCACCCTGCGAGTGGCTCGcgccggccgtcgccgccacggATCTCCGGCCTGAAAGTTGCTCGCCCGCTTCTACAGACGGTCGTCCGCGCTGCTACAAATAGCCGGCCGCCCTGCTACAGAAGGCCGCCGGCGCTGCTACAGACAGACCGGCGGCGCTGCTACAGAAggccggcggcgctgctacaaACAGCCGTCGAACCTGCTACAGAAggccggcggcgctgctacaaACAGCCGTCGAACCTGCTACAACCGGCGGTCCGCGCTGCTACAAACAGACCGGCGGCGCTGGTACAAACAACCGTCAAACATGCTACAACCGGCGGTCCACGCTGCTACCGAAGTTCGGCGACCCTGCTACAAACAACCGTCCAACCTGCTACAAATGACGGTCCATGCTGCTACAAACAGCCGTCCTCTACGAGCCCCGGCCGCCGCTTCTGCAAGGTCAGCCGCCGATTGCTTTGCAGCAAACGGCGTTTGCCACTGCTACAAGCGCCGTCCGCTTCTACTGCAAGGTCGAGCGCAAGGCACTGTTGCTCCAAACGGCAGCCGCCGGTGCTACAAACGCTGGCCGCCGGTGCTACAAACGCCGACTAATTATGCTTCAAGGGGGCTTGGATGAGCATGGCTGCCAGCGGTGATGGCAGAAGCCGGAAGGTGCGGGCGGTGATGGCGCCAGGGCGGTGCTGCGGGCAGGCGACGGTGGGCTACGAACGCGGGGCGATGGGGCTGGCGTGAGGAGCATCATCGGCGATGGCAAGCCGCGGCGCTGCTTCGACACACTGGAGAGGTGCTGTGCAAAGTGGAGCAGCGCCGGTGGTAGTTTTCCCCCGCGCGAGTCGTTTGCTGCGAGCGGCCATGGATGCCGCCCTCGCCGGAGTTGGACACCGGTCAGGGGCAAGCGTCATGGCGAAAGGGGGCGCGTGTGAGCATCGATTTCGTGGGAATTTTTTAATTCTAGATGGAGATGCCTAGACGTGGGCCAAGTCAACTAGCAATCTGAGACGTACCTACAACACGATCCAACGGTTGGGcacccgggggatcggggatttgatcccccgggggacgctcagcattGCCCAAAGGAAAACGCTGACGTTCCTCCGGAGGAACAGCGTTTTGATCCCCCGCCTCGTACACACGCCACGCGTCCCTGCAGATCAGAAGAAAACGGGCAGCACATGGCGGGGCCCACCCCATCTTCCACCACGACCTTATCCTTTCGTGCAGATTTTCCCCCAATCTTCTCTCCCACGAGCTTGGGTCCATGGCTGGAGATGGAGCACCGCGTGCCCCACGCTGCCTTGCCCCCACGCTGCTGCACCACCACCTCCCCTACCCCGCCATGGGTACCATCCCTCCTCCCTGCTCCGCGCCACCCCGCCATGAGACTCCGCCCCGCCATAGCTGGATGCGAGACCCAGGGGAGGTCGCCGGCCGGGGAGCCGATGATGCGAGCGGCGTCGGCGGCTGCTACATGCGGGGTCGCCGTATGCTACtatggcggcggctgctgctacATGGTCGCCGGCCTCTGCTACatgtcgcggcggcggcggctgggcctGCTACAATAGACAGAGGCTGTTGCTACGATGGGCGTCGCCGACTGCTACATGCGGCGTCGGCGTGTCGCACAGCGGGCAGCGGCTGCCGCTACATAATCGCCACCCTTCCGGTActtgccgcggcggcggcgcagctcgCTCAACCGGCGGAGGCTTCGCTACGACGGGCTTCACCGGCTGCTACATGGGTCGGCCGACGGCTGCGACAAGCTGCGGCGACCTGCTACAAGGGGCGATGGTCATTGCTACAAGTAGCGGCGGTGGTTGCTACAGACGGCGCGCCGCCGATCTGCAACTAGGCCGCCGGCGAAGCTACGTGCGGCTAGTGGCGATGCTACAATCCCGGGACGGCGGTGCTGCATGCTTGGGGCCGTCGTGCTACCGGGTGCTGCCATCAGGGGCCGGAGTTGGTGCCGAGTCGGGCGGCGGCACTGCAAGCCGGACGCCACATCGCCGGAGGTGCTGCAAGCTCGGGCGCGCGAAGGTCGGGAAAAAGGAAATTTCCATAGGTGGTTTTTCTTCTCTGTTTTTCCATGCGGGAGCGTTGACTCCAGATCCGAGCCATTAGTTGCATCGGGCGGCTGGCAacccgggggatcggggatttgatcccccgggggacgctcagcgcgaCCCTTATGTAGCAGTTCTGAGCGTCCATGGCTACACATGGCCGCCGCCCACGGCTCgcaacggcggctgctgctctgtatcgttgtcgtcgcctcgtcag encodes:
- the LOC124653961 gene encoding dehydration-responsive element-binding protein 1B-like yields the protein MDAASASTSGQDQQQSRHRTVETVTSEPPKRPAGRTKFRETRHPVYRGVRRRGRVGQWVCEMRVQGARGSRLWLGTFATAEMAARAHDAAALALSGPDACLNFADSAWRMLPVLAAGSFGFGSAREIKAAVALAVVAFTVRAAPVASAAVLAAAEKVVLGSPTPAAALFYMSSGDLLELDDEQWFGGMVAGPYYESLAQGMLVEPPDAGAWREDGGVVETPLWS